CAAATCTTAATTGCAAAGCGCTTAGGAAAGACTCAAATTATTGCAGAAACAGGAGCAGGTCAACATGGTGTTGCTACAGCCACAGTTTGTGCTTTAATGGATGTAGAATGTATCGTTTTCATGGGAGAAAAAGATATCGAACGTCAAGCTCCAAATGTTGCTCGTATGAAAATGCTAGGTGCAAAAATTGTTCCTGCTACAAGTGGTAGTAAAACCTTAAAAGATGCAACAAACGAAGCAATTCGTTACTGGATTCAAAACCCAGAGACTTTTTATTTAATTGGTTCTGTTGTTGGTCCTCATCCACATCCAGATATGGTAGCTCGTTTACAAGCAATTATTTCAGAAGAAATAAAATGGCAACTAAAAGAGAAAACTGGAAAAGAAAATCCTGATACCATTATTGCTTGTGTTGGAGGTGGAAGCAATGCAGCCGGAGCTTTTTATCATTATTTAGAAGATGAAGAAGTAGAGTTAATTGCTGTTGAAGCTGCTGGTTTAGGAGTTGATTCTGGAGAAAGTGCTGCAACATCTCAATTAGGAGAAGTAGGTGTAATTCATGGAAGTAAAACTATTTTAATGCAAGATGAATACGGGCAAATTGTTGAGCCATATTCAATTTCTGCTGGATTAGATTATCCTGGAGTTGGACCTTTACATGCA
This genomic window from Tenacibaculum sp. 190524A05c contains:
- the trpB gene encoding tryptophan synthase subunit beta, translating into MKYNPDKNGYYGEFGGAFIPELLYPNVKELEDNYIKIIESESFQKEYKALLKDYVGRPSPLYYANRLSEKYGAHIYLKREDLNHTGAHKVNNTIGQILIAKRLGKTQIIAETGAGQHGVATATVCALMDVECIVFMGEKDIERQAPNVARMKMLGAKIVPATSGSKTLKDATNEAIRYWIQNPETFYLIGSVVGPHPHPDMVARLQAIISEEIKWQLKEKTGKENPDTIIACVGGGSNAAGAFYHYLEDEEVELIAVEAAGLGVDSGESAATSQLGEVGVIHGSKTILMQDEYGQIVEPYSISAGLDYPGVGPLHAFLFDSKRAKFMNATDKEALQSAFELTRLEGIIPALESAHAFAVLPKLKLESDQVVVINLSGRGDKDLQTYIKHLEE